CGTGTTGATATTCGGATTCATACGTCCCGGCTTACGCAGCTTCGCGCTCGACGACAATCTTGACTTGCGCAGTGACTTCGGGATGCAATTTGATCGGCACACCACGCTCGCCCAATTCTTTGATCGGATTTTCCAGTTCGATCTTGCGCCGGTCTACCGTAATATTCTTTTCGCGCACCAAAGCATCGGCAATATCGCCCGATGTGACCGAACCGAACAAGCGATCACCTTCGCCGGCTTTGGCGCGGAACGTCAACGTGACCAGACCCAGTTGGCGCGCGAGTTCTTGCGCCTCGGCGAGCGTCTTGGCATCGCGCCGCGCGGCGGCTTGCTTGATGTCGTCCGCTTGCCTGACCGCGCCTTCGTTCGCGGTCACCGCGAGTTTACGCGGCAACAAAAAATTACGCGCATAACCGTCCGTCACCTTTTTCACCTGCCCGGCATTTCCAACACCAGGCACATTTTTCAGCAACAATACGTCCATCGTTTCTCCACTCCACATTCAGATTTCGAGTGGGCGCATTCTAGCACAAGTTGCGAAATA
The nucleotide sequence above comes from Chloroflexota bacterium. Encoded proteins:
- a CDS encoding 50S ribosomal protein L9, which encodes MDVLLLKNVPGVGNAGQVKKVTDGYARNFLLPRKLAVTANEGAVRQADDIKQAAARRDAKTLAEAQELARQLGLVTLTFRAKAGEGDRLFGSVTSGDIADALVREKNITVDRRKIELENPIKELGERGVPIKLHPEVTAQVKIVVEREAA